The following proteins are co-located in the Sandaracinaceae bacterium genome:
- a CDS encoding DUF2083 domain-containing protein: MKTNHATMGARVRELRVQRGLQQGEVARRLDISPAYLSLIEKGKRAMQLPLLFKALELFEVSMEEFMASLGEPRVDDGLARLLDEPLMRSLNLTEDDLAGIGAEPKVVTTITALFNLYKNTRTQLDNVLASLARREADDDEEDSLRFDYSPFDEVTDFLERHENWFAHLEERAEELRRDTGLTKGTRSADLVRVLREHFDVTVRTASADQDSSVIRRWDAAAQVLTVSDELFEQRLRFQLASTIALRLFDREGLHQEVISRFPVRHSETARLIKIHLANYFAGALLLPYAEFFEAVTRTRYDVDLLTQMFESSYETVAHRMCNLADPKRRGLPMHFLRVDVAGNISKRYSGDGIRFAQHAGSCPKMAVHLAFLNPSVITRQYSEYPDLSTFFCFAKVVAEPSRGSMARGTAYSIGLGTHADAAKHLAYADDMPLVDRKLAVRVGTTCRFCERTDCSMRSAPSYKFAFRVDEHMKKDNFFSPLVSGDATVPASRLAAKRTSR; the protein is encoded by the coding sequence ATGAAGACCAATCACGCCACCATGGGCGCGCGCGTGCGCGAGCTGCGGGTCCAGCGCGGCCTCCAGCAGGGCGAGGTGGCGCGCCGTCTCGACATCTCTCCGGCCTACCTGAGCCTCATCGAGAAGGGCAAGCGCGCCATGCAGCTGCCCCTGCTGTTCAAGGCGCTCGAGCTGTTCGAGGTCAGCATGGAGGAGTTCATGGCGTCGCTCGGGGAGCCGCGCGTGGACGACGGCCTGGCCCGCCTGCTGGACGAGCCGCTGATGCGCTCGCTCAACCTCACCGAGGACGACCTGGCGGGCATCGGCGCCGAGCCCAAGGTGGTGACCACCATCACGGCGCTCTTCAACCTCTACAAGAACACCCGCACGCAGCTGGACAACGTGCTCGCCAGCCTGGCCCGGCGCGAGGCCGATGACGACGAAGAGGACTCGCTGCGCTTCGACTACAGCCCCTTCGACGAGGTCACGGACTTCCTCGAGCGGCACGAGAACTGGTTCGCGCACCTGGAAGAGCGCGCGGAGGAGCTGCGGCGCGACACGGGGCTCACGAAGGGGACACGCAGCGCCGATCTCGTTCGCGTCCTGCGCGAGCACTTCGACGTGACGGTGCGTACCGCGAGCGCCGATCAAGACAGCTCGGTCATCCGGCGCTGGGACGCGGCCGCGCAGGTGCTCACCGTCAGCGACGAGCTCTTCGAGCAGCGCCTGCGCTTCCAGCTGGCGAGCACCATCGCGCTGCGCCTGTTCGACCGCGAGGGCCTGCATCAAGAGGTCATCTCCCGCTTTCCCGTGCGCCACAGCGAGACGGCGCGGCTGATCAAGATCCACCTCGCGAACTACTTCGCGGGTGCGCTGCTCTTGCCCTACGCCGAGTTCTTCGAGGCGGTGACGCGCACGCGCTACGACGTGGACCTGCTCACGCAGATGTTCGAGTCGTCGTACGAGACTGTCGCGCACCGCATGTGCAACCTGGCCGACCCCAAGCGCCGCGGCCTGCCGATGCACTTCCTGCGCGTCGACGTGGCGGGCAACATCAGCAAGCGCTACTCGGGCGACGGCATCCGCTTCGCGCAGCACGCGGGCAGCTGCCCGAAGATGGCGGTGCACCTCGCGTTCCTGAACCCGAGCGTGATCACGCGTCAGTACAGCGAGTACCCGGACCTGAGCACCTTCTTCTGCTTCGCCAAAGTGGTGGCCGAGCCGTCGCGGGGGAGCATGGCGCGCGGCACGGCCTACAGCATCGGCCTCGGCACGCACGCCGACGCCGCCAAGCACCTGGCCTACGCGGACGACATGCCCCTCGTGGACCGCAAGCTGGCCGTGCGCGTGGGCACCACCTGCCGCTTCTGCGAGCGCACCGACTGCAGCATGCGCTCCGCGCCCAGCTACAAGTTCGCGTTCCGCGTGGACGAGCACATGAAGAAAGACAACTTCTTCTCGCCGCTGGTGAGCGGTGACGCGACCGTGCCCGCCTCCCGTCTCGCGGCGAAGCGCACGTCGCGGTAG
- the purE gene encoding 5-(carboxyamino)imidazole ribonucleotide mutase encodes MTGSPSDLPVVVQARDVLDELGVPSDTRVLSAHRTPHEAVAYVQAAEEAGVEVFIACAGMAAHLAGVVAAHTTRPVIGVPLKSNALDGMDALLSTVMMPPGIPVATVAIDGAKNAAFLAARIVAGTRPEVRAQLVKQLEAGKTRYDLPVVGAPAQADSMGKRAAKSKK; translated from the coding sequence ATGACCGGTAGCCCGAGCGACCTGCCCGTGGTCGTGCAGGCGCGTGACGTGCTCGACGAGCTCGGCGTGCCGAGCGACACGCGCGTGCTCTCCGCCCACCGCACGCCGCACGAGGCCGTGGCCTACGTGCAGGCCGCCGAAGAGGCGGGCGTGGAGGTCTTCATCGCCTGCGCCGGCATGGCCGCGCATCTCGCCGGCGTAGTGGCCGCGCACACCACGCGCCCGGTCATCGGCGTGCCCCTCAAGTCCAACGCGCTCGACGGCATGGACGCGCTGCTCTCCACCGTGATGATGCCGCCCGGCATCCCCGTGGCCACCGTGGCCATCGACGGCGCCAAGAACGCCGCCTTCCTCGCGGCCCGCATCGTGGCCGGCACGCGCCCCGAGGTCCGCGCTCAGCTGGTGAAGCAGCTCGAGGCCGGCAAGACCCGCTACGACCTGCCCGTCGTGGGCGCCCCCGCGCAGGCCGACTCCATGGGCAAGCGCGCCGCCAAGTCCAAGAAGTAG
- the ccrA gene encoding crotonyl-CoA carboxylase/reductase: MSERPEIVPVGKVPELGTVPQKMHAYVIRPERFGEPKKSFVHEEIETWKAGPGEVLVQVMAAGVNFNGIWAGLAEPVNILKAHGLDFHIAGSDASGVIWSVGEGVHNWKVGDEVVLHCNHLVEPGASDLQTIWGYETPDGSFAQFTKVQAQQVLKKPPQLTWEESASYGLTYYTAHRMLVDRAKLQPGETCLIWGAGGGLGVFAVQLAAIMGARPIAVVSSDDKAELCMKLGAVGVINRKEFPALQYKDNMTPAEEAEHQKAMKAFGKRIWEILGERTGLDVVFEHVGKTTFPASVFLANKYGRIVICGATTGYNLTFDVRHLWMRQKQIIGSHFADADSCRRANDLMLQDKIKPVMTRLFTWDEIPQAHQLMYENKLHGTVSCLVGAPRPGLKNYAETLAVMNEG, from the coding sequence ATGAGCGAGCGCCCCGAGATCGTCCCCGTTGGCAAGGTCCCCGAGCTGGGCACCGTGCCGCAGAAGATGCACGCGTACGTCATCCGCCCCGAGCGCTTCGGCGAGCCGAAGAAGTCCTTCGTGCACGAGGAGATCGAGACGTGGAAGGCCGGCCCGGGCGAGGTCCTGGTGCAGGTCATGGCCGCGGGCGTGAACTTCAACGGCATCTGGGCGGGCCTGGCCGAGCCGGTGAACATCCTCAAGGCGCACGGCCTGGACTTCCACATCGCCGGCTCGGACGCCTCGGGTGTCATCTGGTCCGTCGGTGAGGGCGTGCACAACTGGAAGGTGGGCGACGAGGTGGTGCTGCACTGCAACCACCTGGTGGAGCCGGGCGCCTCCGACCTGCAGACCATCTGGGGCTACGAGACCCCCGACGGGTCGTTCGCGCAGTTCACGAAGGTGCAGGCGCAGCAGGTGCTGAAGAAGCCGCCCCAGCTCACCTGGGAAGAGTCGGCCAGCTACGGCCTCACGTACTACACGGCGCACCGCATGCTGGTGGACCGCGCCAAGCTGCAGCCGGGCGAGACCTGCCTCATCTGGGGCGCGGGTGGTGGCCTCGGCGTGTTTGCGGTGCAGCTCGCCGCCATCATGGGCGCGCGCCCCATCGCGGTCGTGTCGAGCGACGACAAGGCCGAGCTGTGCATGAAGCTGGGCGCCGTGGGCGTGATCAACCGCAAGGAGTTCCCGGCCCTCCAGTACAAGGACAACATGACCCCGGCCGAGGAGGCCGAGCACCAGAAGGCCATGAAGGCCTTCGGCAAGCGCATCTGGGAGATCCTCGGTGAGCGCACGGGCCTCGACGTGGTCTTCGAGCACGTCGGCAAGACCACCTTCCCGGCCAGCGTCTTCTTGGCCAACAAGTACGGCCGCATCGTCATCTGCGGCGCCACCACGGGCTACAACCTCACGTTCGACGTGCGCCACCTGTGGATGCGCCAGAAGCAGATCATCGGCTCGCACTTCGCGGACGCGGACTCGTGCCGCCGCGCGAACGACCTGATGCTGCAGGACAAGATCAAGCCCGTCATGACGCGCCTCTTCACGTGGGACGAGATCCCGCAGGCGCACCAGCTCATGTACGAGAACAAGCTGCACGGCACGGTCTCGTGCCTCGTCGGCGCCCCCCGCCCGGGTCTCAAGAACTACGCCGAGACCCTGGCCGTCATGAACGAAGGCTGA
- a CDS encoding LysR family transcriptional regulator, with the protein MGLRVSWPSETGYTRDVSLEQLETVVAIAEEGALVRAARRLHISQPPLTRKLRALEEELGTELFERRASGMTPTPAGRLFVERARAILASVEDARRVVAPGPAPRVG; encoded by the coding sequence ATGGGGCTGCGCGTGTCGTGGCCGTCGGAAACGGGCTACACTCGGGACGTGTCGCTGGAGCAGCTCGAGACCGTCGTGGCCATCGCGGAAGAGGGCGCGCTCGTGCGTGCGGCGCGGCGCCTGCACATCAGCCAGCCGCCGCTCACCCGCAAGCTGCGCGCGCTCGAAGAAGAGCTGGGCACAGAGCTCTTCGAACGTCGCGCGAGCGGCATGACCCCCACGCCCGCGGGGCGGCTGTTCGTCGAGCGGGCGCGCGCCATCTTGGCCTCCGTGGAGGACGCGCGGCGCGTGGTGGCACCGGGGCCTGCACCACGCGTGGGCTGA
- a CDS encoding acyl-CoA/acyl-ACP dehydrogenase, with protein MQNVIEAVSAVYKKAHDNLKAKVVVGGRLKGNLLNDEQLAAHALAYLATELEACRQLSAWAETVGGEFEGKVARAYIGELARNLRGGVDLGACENIALADLGITDADLADSLLHPDVQAFSAQHATGAIYLEIAKHARDNGFGDPGLGDEMLEEIRAQFAKFTDQKVIPIAQDVHRQDKLIPMGILEQLAELGVFGLTIPEEYGGLGLSKVAMCVVTEELSRGYIGVGSLGTRSEIAAELIIGGGTEAQKQEWLPKLASGEVLSTAVFTEPNNGSDLANLTTRAVKQEDGSYVVSGAKTWITHAVRADVMTLLARTNPDAPGYQGLSMFLAKKTRLSGEPGEPEFVDKGLTGTEIKVLGYRGMKEYELSFDGFTVPGANLLGGEEGAGFKQLMRTFESARIQTAARGVGVAQAALNDAILYATEREQFGGPIFQFPRVARKIGRMVTRIQAARQLTYFSAREKDQEKRCDLEAGMAKLLATRAAWESADANVQIHGGNGFAEEYTASRLLVDSRVLSIFEGANEIQAHVVARRLLED; from the coding sequence ATGCAGAACGTCATCGAAGCGGTCAGCGCCGTCTACAAGAAGGCGCACGACAACCTGAAGGCCAAGGTCGTGGTCGGCGGTCGCCTCAAGGGCAACCTCCTGAACGACGAGCAGCTCGCGGCGCACGCGCTGGCCTACCTGGCCACCGAGCTCGAGGCGTGCCGCCAGCTCTCCGCCTGGGCGGAGACGGTGGGCGGCGAGTTCGAGGGCAAGGTCGCCCGCGCCTACATCGGGGAGCTGGCCCGCAACCTGCGCGGCGGCGTGGACCTGGGTGCCTGCGAGAACATCGCGCTCGCGGACCTGGGCATCACCGACGCGGACCTCGCGGACTCGCTGCTGCACCCCGACGTGCAGGCCTTCAGCGCCCAGCACGCGACCGGCGCCATCTACCTCGAGATCGCGAAGCACGCGCGCGACAACGGCTTCGGCGACCCCGGCCTCGGCGACGAGATGCTGGAGGAGATCCGCGCGCAGTTCGCCAAGTTCACGGACCAGAAGGTGATCCCCATCGCCCAGGACGTGCACCGGCAGGACAAGCTCATCCCGATGGGGATCCTCGAGCAGCTCGCCGAGCTGGGCGTGTTCGGGCTCACCATCCCGGAGGAGTACGGCGGGCTCGGGCTGAGCAAGGTGGCCATGTGCGTGGTCACCGAGGAGCTCTCGCGCGGCTACATCGGCGTTGGCTCGCTCGGCACGCGCAGCGAGATCGCGGCCGAGCTCATCATCGGCGGCGGCACGGAAGCGCAGAAGCAGGAGTGGCTGCCCAAGCTCGCGTCCGGTGAGGTGCTCTCGACGGCCGTCTTCACCGAGCCGAACAACGGCAGCGACCTCGCCAACCTGACCACCCGCGCGGTGAAGCAGGAAGACGGGAGCTACGTGGTGAGCGGCGCCAAGACGTGGATCACGCACGCCGTGCGCGCCGACGTCATGACGCTGCTGGCGCGCACGAACCCAGACGCGCCCGGCTACCAGGGCCTGTCCATGTTCCTGGCGAAGAAGACGCGCCTGAGTGGCGAGCCCGGCGAGCCCGAGTTCGTGGACAAGGGCCTCACCGGCACCGAGATCAAGGTGCTGGGCTACCGCGGCATGAAGGAGTACGAGCTCAGCTTCGACGGCTTCACCGTGCCCGGCGCGAACCTGCTGGGCGGCGAGGAGGGCGCGGGCTTCAAGCAGCTGATGCGCACCTTCGAGAGCGCGCGCATCCAGACGGCCGCGCGCGGCGTGGGCGTGGCGCAGGCGGCGTTGAACGACGCCATCCTGTACGCCACCGAGCGCGAGCAGTTCGGCGGGCCCATCTTCCAGTTCCCGCGCGTGGCGCGGAAGATCGGGCGGATGGTCACGCGCATCCAGGCGGCGCGTCAGCTGACGTACTTCAGCGCCCGCGAGAAGGACCAGGAGAAGCGCTGCGACCTCGAGGCCGGCATGGCCAAGCTGCTCGCCACGCGCGCGGCGTGGGAGTCGGCGGACGCCAATGTGCAGATCCACGGCGGCAACGGCTTCGCGGAGGAGTACACCGCGTCCCGCCTGCTGGTGGACTCGCGCGTGCTCAGCATCTTCGAGGGCGCGAACGAGATCCAGGCGCACGTCGTCGCGCGGCGCCTGCTCGAGGACTGA
- the map gene encoding type I methionyl aminopeptidase, whose amino-acid sequence MRERIPLLNEKQQAAMRRAGRAAAQTLARAAASVRAGLTTGEIDALVARDTKERGGRCAQYHYRVGRQVFPAHVCTSVNEVVCHGIPGPRALRDGDIVNVDVTTELRGWHGDTSRTLRVGTPGPDAAHVVDVAERALAVGIAAVRPGATLHELGAAIEAFVQREGCSVVRDFGGHGIGRQMHMAPHVPHHACSTPGPQLVPGMCFTVEPMVCLGAPHVRVLADGWTVVTADGRLSAQAEHTLLVTEDGVEVLTRAPDDA is encoded by the coding sequence ATGCGTGAGCGCATCCCCCTCCTGAACGAGAAACAGCAGGCCGCCATGCGCCGTGCAGGCCGCGCCGCAGCGCAGACGCTCGCACGGGCCGCCGCGAGCGTCCGCGCCGGCCTGACCACGGGCGAGATCGACGCGCTGGTGGCGCGCGACACCAAGGAGCGCGGCGGGCGCTGCGCCCAGTACCACTACCGCGTGGGCCGCCAGGTCTTCCCCGCCCATGTGTGCACCTCGGTGAACGAGGTCGTGTGCCACGGCATCCCAGGCCCACGTGCTCTACGCGACGGAGACATCGTGAACGTCGACGTGACCACCGAGCTGCGCGGCTGGCACGGGGACACGTCGCGGACGCTCCGCGTGGGCACGCCAGGCCCCGACGCAGCGCACGTGGTGGACGTCGCGGAGCGCGCGCTCGCCGTGGGCATCGCGGCCGTGCGCCCCGGCGCAACGCTGCACGAGCTGGGCGCCGCGATCGAGGCGTTCGTGCAGCGCGAGGGCTGCAGCGTGGTGCGCGACTTCGGCGGGCACGGCATCGGGCGCCAGATGCACATGGCGCCGCACGTGCCACACCACGCGTGCAGCACCCCGGGCCCGCAGCTGGTCCCTGGGATGTGCTTCACGGTGGAGCCCATGGTGTGCCTGGGCGCGCCTCACGTGCGGGTGCTCGCAGACGGCTGGACGGTCGTGACCGCAGACGGGCGCCTCTCGGCTCAGGCGGAGCACACGCTGCTGGTCACCGAGGACGGCGTCGAGGTGCTGACACGTGCGCCAGACGACGCCTGA
- a CDS encoding sulfatase, with protein MKQSPRWSHPSKKRGARAARVLTPSVATALAVLLACGGEPDPAPQTTPSGGAGEGPEAGEGPGTPPQAAPPTAGPSSTPRRPPPERAPAPDGTRTYMDLMTLSHLADVDVDGLFIDFGTAARLKYTSGNWGSGFTGDHETAGVTWSGFGTVGRVWFPAEDASARRIHLRLKAVGGTRLIAFVNGTEVGGGPIEAGDYRDVRLDVPASAMRTGENTLLLRGDATSSVMGEDVSFALDTMSITRADRDTAEPLPALLTSVNAAVSRRALRLPGAGSLSYHLPIPRDATLVVGAAHAPHEAEVASRAQAADSAPSPRPAGSSTPQGASAEDAAGEARAEVVVTRDGAEPQTLATIPLGDRFEDRALDLGAFADQHVRITLRGIGGAVAFSDVRLVVPAPVVEPIAESAHNVIVLTIDTLRASKLRAYNRRSRVRTPALDGFAESATLFERAQSAENWTKPSVASILTSLYPATHNAKYDNSSLPTEALLVSEVLEGAGFATAQFSANGYVSDRFGFTQGFNHAVNYIRETRSTEAETVFREAGDWIEAQVERQRTAREAGESAPRFFTYIQTIDPHVPYDPPGNFLEMYFEGPYTGQIRNRSTGDLLGRAKQNPPRVVFTEEDKLRLAALHDAEISYHDHHLARFLARIERLGLNENTLFVITSDHGEEFEEHGSWGHGHSVYQELLHVPLMIRWPGVAPAGTRIPDVVTTMDIAPTMLEALGMPSPPDFEGRSLLGYLRGTPPPGPHVAFSDYQETRRVIRSLDSKLILRNSGTFVLFDLAADPGERRELDGRATPITLRTLRTLSGVFLGAADRRGWILGRPGRARSLRANTQMTRELCEQLAALGYIVGDCSTFPSERRR; from the coding sequence ATGAAGCAGAGCCCCCGCTGGTCCCACCCTTCCAAGAAGCGTGGCGCGCGCGCCGCGCGTGTGCTGACGCCGTCCGTCGCGACCGCGCTGGCGGTACTGCTCGCATGTGGTGGCGAGCCCGACCCCGCGCCTCAGACGACCCCCTCGGGAGGGGCAGGCGAAGGCCCGGAGGCAGGCGAAGGCCCGGGAACGCCACCGCAGGCAGCGCCGCCAACCGCCGGCCCTTCGAGCACGCCCCGCAGGCCGCCACCCGAGCGCGCCCCTGCGCCCGACGGGACCCGCACGTACATGGACCTGATGACGCTCTCGCACCTGGCCGACGTGGACGTCGACGGGCTGTTCATCGACTTCGGCACCGCGGCACGACTCAAGTACACGTCGGGCAACTGGGGCAGCGGCTTCACCGGCGACCACGAGACGGCGGGGGTCACATGGAGCGGTTTCGGCACGGTCGGGCGCGTATGGTTTCCCGCCGAGGACGCGAGCGCGCGGCGCATCCACCTGCGCCTCAAGGCCGTCGGTGGCACGCGGCTGATCGCGTTCGTGAACGGCACGGAGGTGGGCGGTGGGCCCATCGAGGCCGGCGACTACCGCGACGTGCGCCTCGACGTGCCGGCGTCCGCCATGCGCACGGGGGAGAACACGCTCCTGCTGCGCGGGGACGCCACCAGCTCGGTGATGGGCGAGGACGTGTCCTTCGCGCTGGACACCATGAGCATCACGCGCGCCGACCGGGACACGGCGGAGCCTCTCCCCGCGCTCCTGACCTCCGTGAACGCCGCCGTGTCCCGCCGCGCGCTGAGGCTCCCCGGGGCGGGTAGCCTGTCGTATCATCTGCCCATCCCGCGCGACGCCACGTTGGTGGTGGGCGCCGCGCACGCCCCACACGAGGCCGAGGTGGCGTCCCGCGCCCAGGCGGCCGACAGCGCGCCCAGCCCGCGACCGGCCGGCAGCTCTACGCCCCAAGGGGCGAGCGCTGAAGACGCAGCGGGGGAAGCGCGCGCCGAGGTCGTGGTGACGCGGGATGGGGCCGAGCCGCAGACGCTCGCGACCATCCCGCTCGGGGACCGCTTCGAAGACCGCGCCCTCGACCTCGGCGCGTTCGCGGACCAGCACGTGCGCATCACGCTGCGCGGCATCGGCGGGGCGGTCGCGTTCAGTGACGTGCGCCTGGTCGTGCCCGCGCCCGTGGTCGAGCCCATCGCCGAGAGCGCGCACAACGTCATCGTCCTGACCATCGACACGCTGCGCGCCAGCAAGCTGCGCGCCTACAACCGGCGCTCGCGCGTACGCACGCCCGCGCTGGACGGCTTCGCCGAGAGCGCGACGCTGTTCGAGCGGGCGCAGAGCGCGGAGAACTGGACCAAGCCCTCGGTGGCCAGCATCTTGACCTCGCTCTACCCGGCCACCCACAACGCCAAGTACGACAACTCCTCGCTGCCCACGGAGGCGCTGCTGGTGTCGGAGGTGCTCGAGGGCGCGGGCTTCGCGACGGCCCAATTCTCGGCCAACGGCTACGTGTCGGACCGCTTCGGCTTCACGCAGGGCTTCAACCACGCGGTCAACTACATCCGCGAGACGCGCAGCACGGAGGCCGAGACAGTGTTCCGCGAGGCAGGCGACTGGATCGAAGCGCAGGTGGAGCGGCAGCGGACCGCGCGCGAAGCCGGTGAGTCCGCGCCGCGCTTCTTCACGTACATCCAGACCATCGACCCGCACGTGCCCTACGACCCGCCGGGCAACTTCCTCGAGATGTACTTCGAGGGGCCGTACACGGGGCAGATCCGCAACCGCAGCACCGGGGACCTCTTGGGCCGCGCCAAGCAGAACCCGCCGCGCGTGGTGTTCACGGAAGAGGACAAGCTCCGCCTCGCGGCGCTGCACGACGCCGAGATCAGCTACCACGACCACCACCTGGCGCGCTTCCTCGCGCGCATCGAGCGGCTCGGGCTGAACGAGAACACCCTCTTCGTCATCACCTCGGACCACGGCGAGGAGTTCGAAGAGCACGGCAGCTGGGGTCACGGCCACTCCGTGTACCAAGAGCTGCTGCACGTCCCGCTCATGATCCGCTGGCCAGGGGTGGCGCCCGCGGGCACGCGCATCCCCGACGTCGTGACCACGATGGACATCGCGCCGACCATGCTCGAGGCGCTCGGCATGCCTTCGCCGCCGGACTTCGAGGGGCGCTCGCTGCTGGGCTACCTGCGCGGCACGCCCCCCCCGGGGCCGCACGTGGCGTTCAGCGACTACCAGGAGACGCGACGCGTGATCCGCAGCCTCGACTCCAAGCTGATCCTGCGCAACAGCGGAACCTTCGTGCTGTTCGACCTGGCGGCCGATCCGGGCGAACGACGTGAGCTCGACGGCCGCGCGACGCCGATCACGCTGCGCACGCTGCGCACGCTCTCGGGCGTGTTCCTCGGCGCCGCCGACCGCCGCGGCTGGATCCTCGGTCGCCCGGGGCGCGCGCGTTCGCTCCGCGCCAACACGCAGATGACGCGTGAGCTGTGTGAGCAGCTGGCCGCGCTCGGCTACATCGTGGGCGACTGCAGCACCTTCCCGAGCGAGCGCCGCCGCTGA